The Mucilaginibacter mallensis genome has a segment encoding these proteins:
- a CDS encoding Kelch repeat-containing protein translates to MRLGCKIFKIVFCFLCVLLIFRSEGYGQSYGLAFSSHEVFQDKRTSLDLSPDKTLCFNDNFDISFDISFIPNYAVYFGYIIRIIADDNRNIDLVYVDTTKGKGKHFNVIIGDRLSKVAFNISRDKLFGQWNKLSIKFDFDHDRILFYNGQTVFIENGMHLKKNSCYKVLFGINNYKEFQTTDTPPMKIRDIRVTENNQLKYNWPLNEVSGLVAHEIISQNDASVANPMWVTAMHRDWQKVQGITINGLASVAFDPQKEEVYLIASDSLYTYYVNTEKWQDKGYHGGDKIILNQGNQSIFNQFNQTLYNFFPNQKFAANYNFKSDLWNRKFSPNHITDLWHLNKFFSKADTTLYFLGGYGHLVYKNKVQQYHLNSGTWNDVKTTGDFFMPRYLAGLGTTANGDTAYILGGYGNSSGQQILNPRNIYDMMRFTVKDKAFKKLFELKVNDQDFAFANSLVIDDHNKTYYGLIFPQHKYNSTLQLIKGSLAKPDYTLMGSTIPYSFHDTHSFADLYYCPSSKRFIAVTLLRKDNGQTEVKIYTLQGPPFGTSTLPAIVKSKALWYKITGVIILGLVLVLYIYRRKRKVLTAVTISQPENPVVSKSTVTVPIDMSVSNLRVFDPKLHVKNTILLFGEFQVFDAEGIDITKYFTPLIKELFLIILLYSLRWGRGLSSDKLNEILWYDKSAKNAGNNRSVSIGKLKNLLDKMGYCHLSKDTGYWKVDIDHDHIYIDYYNYLNIVNDKEELDIKKIKYLSEITKRGNFLSDIEYEWLDFFKSEISNEVIDTYLHFAHSGRTHDPEFMVELANFIFYFDPVNEEAMIIKCKALATLGKHSLAKNAFDTFVKDYREIYGEDFKKDFNSVLG, encoded by the coding sequence ATGAGATTGGGTTGCAAAATTTTTAAGATCGTCTTTTGCTTTCTTTGTGTACTCCTTATATTCAGGAGTGAGGGTTATGGGCAGTCCTATGGATTGGCTTTTTCGAGTCACGAGGTATTTCAGGATAAAAGAACCAGCCTCGACCTGAGCCCTGATAAAACACTTTGTTTTAACGATAATTTTGATATTTCATTTGATATTTCATTTATTCCAAACTACGCAGTTTACTTCGGTTATATTATAAGGATAATAGCTGATGATAACCGCAATATTGACCTGGTATATGTAGATACAACAAAGGGAAAGGGGAAACACTTTAACGTAATTATTGGTGACAGGCTTTCAAAAGTTGCTTTTAATATCAGCCGGGATAAACTTTTTGGCCAATGGAATAAGCTGAGTATTAAATTTGACTTTGATCACGATAGGATCTTATTCTACAACGGCCAAACGGTGTTCATAGAAAACGGGATGCATCTGAAAAAAAACAGCTGCTATAAAGTTTTGTTCGGCATTAATAATTATAAAGAATTTCAAACCACTGATACCCCTCCTATGAAGATAAGGGATATCCGGGTCACCGAAAATAACCAGTTGAAATATAACTGGCCCTTAAATGAAGTAAGCGGGTTGGTTGCTCATGAGATCATATCCCAGAATGATGCCTCCGTTGCAAACCCAATGTGGGTAACGGCAATGCACCGTGATTGGCAAAAAGTGCAGGGTATTACTATAAACGGGTTAGCCAGTGTGGCATTCGACCCCCAAAAAGAAGAGGTTTACCTGATTGCATCTGATTCCTTATATACTTATTACGTAAATACGGAGAAATGGCAGGACAAAGGTTATCATGGCGGCGACAAAATTATATTGAATCAGGGCAATCAATCAATTTTTAATCAATTTAATCAAACACTTTATAATTTTTTTCCGAATCAAAAATTTGCTGCAAACTATAATTTTAAAAGTGATTTATGGAACAGGAAATTCAGCCCGAATCATATAACCGATCTTTGGCACCTGAATAAATTCTTCTCAAAGGCTGACACAACATTATATTTTTTAGGGGGATATGGCCACCTGGTTTATAAAAATAAAGTACAGCAATATCATTTAAACAGTGGTACCTGGAATGATGTTAAAACAACAGGTGACTTTTTTATGCCGCGCTACCTGGCCGGTCTGGGTACTACTGCCAATGGCGATACCGCTTACATTTTAGGCGGCTATGGTAATAGCAGCGGGCAGCAGATACTAAACCCCAGGAATATTTATGACATGATGCGTTTTACCGTTAAGGATAAAGCGTTTAAAAAATTGTTTGAATTAAAGGTAAACGATCAGGACTTTGCTTTTGCCAATTCATTAGTGATTGATGATCATAACAAAACCTATTACGGGTTGATTTTTCCACAACACAAGTATAACTCAACCCTGCAATTGATTAAAGGTTCGCTGGCCAAACCTGATTATACTTTAATGGGGAGTACTATACCTTATAGTTTTCATGATACACATTCTTTTGCCGATCTGTATTATTGCCCATCGAGTAAACGCTTTATTGCGGTGACGCTTTTAAGAAAAGACAATGGCCAGACTGAAGTTAAAATTTACACCTTGCAAGGCCCTCCTTTTGGAACAAGCACCCTGCCAGCTATTGTTAAAAGTAAGGCGCTATGGTACAAAATTACCGGTGTAATTATATTGGGTCTTGTTTTAGTGTTATATATATATAGGCGGAAAAGAAAAGTCCTGACTGCTGTTACAATTAGTCAGCCTGAAAATCCGGTTGTCAGTAAAAGCACCGTTACCGTACCTATCGATATGTCTGTAAGTAATCTGAGGGTATTTGATCCGAAATTACATGTTAAAAACACCATTTTGCTATTTGGAGAATTTCAGGTATTTGACGCTGAAGGCATAGATATAACCAAGTACTTTACACCTTTAATAAAAGAACTTTTTTTAATTATCCTTTTATATTCATTGCGCTGGGGGCGCGGATTAAGTTCAGATAAATTGAATGAAATACTGTGGTACGATAAATCAGCCAAAAATGCGGGGAATAACCGCTCAGTGAGCATCGGTAAGTTAAAAAATCTGCTTGATAAGATGGGCTACTGCCATTTATCCAAAGATACCGGTTACTGGAAAGTTGACATTGACCATGACCATATATATATTGACTATTATAATTATCTGAATATTGTTAACGATAAAGAGGAACTCGATATTAAAAAGATTAAATATTTGTCAGAAATTACCAAGCGCGGTAATTTTCTTTCAGATATTGAATATGAATGGCTTGATTTTTTTAAGTCTGAGATCTCGAATGAAGTAATAGATACTTATCTTCATTTTGCACATTCAGGGCGCACCCATGACCCCGAATTTATGGTCGAACTGGCCAATTTTATCTTTTATTTTGATCCGGTTAACGAAGAAGCCATGATAATTAAATGTAAGGCTTTAGCTACTTTGGGCAAGCACTCGCTGGCAAAAAATGCATTTGATACGTTTGTCAAAGATTACAGGGAGATCTATGGCGAAGATTTTAAAAAGGATTTCAATTCCGTGCTAGGATAG